One genomic region from Paramicrobacterium agarici encodes:
- a CDS encoding sugar-binding transcriptional regulator, with translation MPRTDTADDELLSIRAAELYYDEGKTQDEVGAILGLTRWKVGRLLAAARENGYIRIEIVHPRARKLSLERQLREQHGLTDAVVVPVAGARSDAELRERVAQGAADYLAALRPVPRTLGISWGRTLHDVANVLNEHWAIGVNVVQVNGGVSVNQRAGTAAATAVEIARKASGEATLLPSPAILERVETKTSIENDRTVAAVLDEAADAAAYLFSAGPADHSSAHIQSGYLSTGDMDELVRRGAVGDVWGRYINAEGMIVDPSLDQRTLGLGLTALREAQTAILVVSGESKHPVTRAIVRNGLCSALVTDEATARDLLSETIDQSRNDKDSHD, from the coding sequence ATGCCCCGTACTGACACAGCCGACGACGAGCTCCTCTCGATCCGTGCGGCCGAGCTCTACTACGACGAAGGAAAGACTCAAGACGAAGTAGGCGCGATTCTCGGGCTCACCCGCTGGAAGGTCGGGCGTCTGCTCGCCGCGGCTCGAGAGAACGGCTACATTCGCATCGAGATCGTGCATCCGAGGGCGCGCAAGCTCTCACTCGAGCGCCAGCTGCGAGAGCAGCACGGGCTCACGGATGCTGTCGTCGTGCCGGTCGCCGGGGCGCGAAGCGATGCCGAACTCCGTGAGCGAGTCGCACAAGGTGCTGCAGACTACCTCGCGGCGCTCCGTCCCGTGCCGCGCACGCTCGGCATCAGCTGGGGACGAACGCTGCACGACGTCGCGAACGTTCTGAATGAGCACTGGGCGATCGGAGTGAACGTCGTGCAGGTCAACGGCGGCGTGAGCGTGAACCAGCGCGCAGGAACGGCGGCGGCGACGGCCGTTGAGATCGCACGAAAAGCATCGGGCGAGGCGACGCTGCTCCCGAGTCCGGCGATTCTCGAGCGCGTCGAGACGAAGACCAGCATCGAGAACGACCGTACTGTTGCAGCGGTTCTCGACGAAGCAGCCGACGCGGCAGCGTACCTGTTCAGCGCCGGTCCTGCCGATCACAGCTCCGCGCACATTCAGAGCGGATATCTCTCAACGGGCGATATGGACGAACTCGTGCGCCGCGGGGCCGTCGGCGACGTGTGGGGCCGGTACATCAACGCCGAGGGAATGATCGTTGACCCGTCGCTCGATCAGCGGACGCTCGGCCTCGGCCTGACCGCGCTGCGCGAGGCGCAGACCGCGATCCTCGTTGTCTCTGGCGAATCCAAACACCCCGTGACCCGTGCCATTGTCAGAAACGGTCTCTGCTCAGCGCTCGTGACCGACGAAGCGACGGCCCGAGACCTCCTCAGCGAGACGATCGATCAATCCCGAAACGACAAGGACAGCCATGACTGA
- the deoC gene encoding deoxyribose-phosphate aldolase: protein MTDETAVAPRTRALELFDGPVNDASLRRYLEGIPGVDAVGLEQRAASLGTRSIKTTSKARAIDTIISMIDLTTLEGADTPGKVRSLVGKALVPDATHPDCPRPAAVCVYGDMVGVAIEALGAAHATVNVAAVATAFPSGRASLRVKLADTADAVSAGADEIDMVIDRGAFLSGRYSQVFDEIVAVKRACRRDDGSFAHLKVILETGELNTYDNVRRASWLAILAGADFIKTSTGKVSPAATLPVTLLMLEVVRDWHRLTGEKVGVKPAGGIRTSKDAIKFLVTVAETCGEEWLTPDLFRFGASSLLNDVLLQRQKLATGHYSGPDYVTID from the coding sequence ATGACTGACGAAACCGCGGTCGCGCCGCGTACGCGCGCGCTCGAGCTTTTCGACGGCCCCGTCAACGACGCGAGCCTTCGACGTTACCTCGAGGGAATCCCCGGCGTGGACGCCGTCGGTCTCGAACAGCGCGCTGCCTCACTTGGAACGCGTTCGATCAAGACAACCTCGAAAGCGCGGGCGATCGACACCATCATCTCGATGATCGACCTGACGACGCTTGAAGGTGCAGACACCCCGGGCAAGGTCCGATCGCTCGTGGGCAAGGCGCTCGTTCCCGACGCCACACACCCCGATTGCCCCCGTCCCGCCGCTGTGTGCGTCTACGGTGACATGGTCGGTGTCGCGATCGAGGCGCTCGGAGCCGCGCACGCGACGGTCAACGTCGCAGCGGTCGCCACTGCATTTCCGTCAGGGCGAGCCTCGCTGCGGGTCAAGCTGGCCGATACAGCGGATGCGGTTTCAGCCGGAGCCGATGAGATCGACATGGTCATTGACCGAGGTGCCTTTCTGAGCGGACGATACTCGCAGGTCTTTGACGAGATCGTCGCTGTCAAGCGCGCGTGCCGCCGAGACGACGGTTCATTCGCGCACCTCAAGGTCATCCTCGAAACCGGCGAGCTGAACACCTACGACAATGTTCGCCGCGCCTCCTGGCTCGCGATTCTCGCGGGAGCGGACTTCATCAAGACGTCGACGGGCAAGGTGTCTCCCGCGGCGACGCTTCCCGTGACGCTTCTGATGCTCGAAGTCGTGCGCGATTGGCACCGGCTGACGGGTGAGAAGGTCGGCGTGAAGCCCGCGGGCGGCATTCGCACATCGAAAGATGCCATCAAGTTTCTCGTGACGGTCGCGGAGACCTGCGGCGAGGAATGGCTGACGCCCGATCTGTTCCGATTCGGTGCGTCGAGCCTGCTGAACGACGTGCTGCTGCAACGGCAGAAACTTGCGACGGGTCATTACTCCGGTCCCGACTACGTCACGATCGATTGA
- a CDS encoding aldehyde dehydrogenase family protein — MSFLEYAPAPESTAILNLKDEYGLFIGGEFVEGSGQPFQTISPADESTIATVQTADASDVDRAVAAARTAYDRVWSKMSGADRGKYLFRIARLVQERARELAVAESLDNGKPIKESRDVDVPLVAAWFFYYAGWADKLDYAGLGPNPRSLGVAGQVIPWNFPLLMLSWKIAPALAAGNTVVLKPAETTPLTALLFAEIVQQAGLPAGVVNIITGAGATGQSLVQHPDVNKVAFTGSTGVGRAIAKSVAGTDKKLTLELGGKAANIVFDDAPIDQAIEGIVNGIFFNQGHVCCAGSRLLVQESIHDEVIERLKSRLSTLRLGDPLDKNTDIGAINSSEQLARITALADAGEAEGAERWTAPCELPAHGYWFAPTIFTGVSTSHRIARDEIFGPVLSVLTFRTPAEAIAKANNTPYGLSAGIWTDKGSRILAVADKLRAGVIWANTFNRFDPASPFGGYKESGYGREGGRHGLGAYLAPAGAPAAALPQKKSRSLTRTSTKENGK; from the coding sequence ATGAGCTTCCTCGAATACGCCCCGGCTCCCGAGTCGACGGCGATCCTGAATCTGAAAGACGAGTACGGTCTGTTCATCGGCGGCGAGTTCGTCGAGGGGTCTGGGCAGCCGTTCCAGACCATCTCACCGGCAGACGAGAGCACGATCGCGACGGTGCAGACCGCCGACGCGTCCGACGTCGATCGTGCCGTGGCGGCCGCGCGCACCGCCTACGACCGCGTCTGGTCGAAGATGTCCGGCGCAGACCGCGGCAAGTATCTGTTCCGCATCGCCCGACTCGTGCAAGAGCGCGCTCGCGAGCTTGCCGTCGCGGAGAGTCTCGACAATGGCAAGCCTATCAAGGAGAGCCGCGACGTCGATGTTCCACTTGTCGCGGCCTGGTTCTTCTACTACGCCGGCTGGGCGGACAAACTCGATTACGCGGGGCTCGGCCCGAATCCGCGCTCACTGGGCGTCGCTGGTCAAGTGATCCCGTGGAATTTTCCGCTTCTGATGCTGTCGTGGAAGATCGCCCCTGCATTGGCCGCGGGAAACACGGTCGTGCTGAAGCCCGCGGAGACGACGCCGCTGACCGCGCTGCTCTTTGCGGAGATCGTGCAGCAGGCAGGGCTTCCCGCGGGCGTCGTGAACATCATCACGGGCGCTGGCGCGACGGGACAATCGCTCGTGCAGCATCCTGACGTCAATAAAGTCGCCTTCACCGGCTCGACAGGGGTGGGCCGCGCAATCGCGAAGTCTGTTGCGGGAACAGATAAGAAGCTCACGCTGGAGCTGGGTGGCAAAGCCGCCAACATCGTGTTCGACGATGCGCCGATCGATCAGGCCATCGAGGGAATCGTGAACGGCATCTTCTTCAACCAGGGACACGTCTGCTGCGCTGGCTCGCGTCTTCTCGTGCAGGAGAGCATTCACGACGAGGTCATCGAGCGCCTCAAGTCACGCCTGTCGACCCTGCGACTCGGCGACCCGCTCGACAAGAACACCGACATCGGCGCCATCAACTCGTCTGAGCAGCTGGCGCGCATCACCGCTCTCGCCGACGCAGGGGAGGCTGAGGGCGCGGAGCGATGGACCGCACCGTGCGAGCTTCCGGCGCACGGCTACTGGTTTGCGCCCACGATCTTCACGGGCGTCTCGACGTCGCATCGGATTGCGCGGGACGAGATCTTCGGGCCTGTGCTCTCCGTGCTGACATTCCGCACTCCCGCTGAGGCCATCGCAAAGGCTAACAACACCCCGTACGGGCTCTCAGCCGGAATCTGGACGGACAAGGGCAGTCGGATTCTCGCCGTGGCAGACAAGCTGCGCGCGGGCGTGATCTGGGCCAATACCTTCAATCGGTTCGACCCGGCCAGCCCGTTCGGTGGCTACAAAGAATCCGGATATGGACGCGAGGGCGGCCGCCACGGGCTCGGGGCGTACCTTGCACCAGCGGGTGCGCCCGCCGCTGCACTGCCGCAGAAGAAGTCGCGCAGCCTCACGCGCACGTCGACGAAGGAGAACGGGAAATGA
- a CDS encoding aldehyde dehydrogenase family protein: MSRLAVPKTYKLFIGGKFPRSESGRTYEIVTAKGAFLANASKASRKDARDAVKAARTAVAGWSGATAYNRGQVLYRIAELLEGRRAQFVDEIQRAEGVSANAAEKQVDEAIDRWVWYAGWTDKYAQVAGNANPVAGPFFNLSVPEPTGVVAMVAPQESSLLGLVSVVAPALVTGNSVVVVASEQFPLSAITLAEVLATSDVPGGVVNVLTGSPAEIAPWLASHSDVNALDLAGAQQLDWVDLQIEAADTLKRVLPPEPDVWPSLDRITAFTETKTVWHTKSMI; the protein is encoded by the coding sequence ATGAGCAGACTCGCGGTGCCCAAGACATACAAGCTGTTCATCGGCGGAAAGTTTCCGCGTTCTGAATCGGGACGCACGTACGAGATCGTAACCGCGAAAGGCGCCTTTCTCGCGAACGCGTCGAAGGCATCGCGCAAAGATGCGCGCGACGCCGTCAAAGCGGCGCGAACGGCGGTCGCAGGATGGTCAGGAGCGACAGCGTACAACCGCGGGCAGGTGCTCTATCGCATCGCCGAACTTCTCGAAGGGCGTCGAGCGCAGTTCGTCGACGAGATCCAGCGCGCCGAGGGCGTCTCTGCGAACGCAGCAGAGAAGCAGGTGGACGAGGCGATCGACCGCTGGGTCTGGTACGCAGGCTGGACCGACAAGTACGCGCAGGTCGCGGGTAACGCGAACCCCGTGGCGGGCCCCTTCTTCAACCTCTCCGTTCCCGAACCCACAGGCGTTGTCGCGATGGTCGCGCCGCAGGAATCGTCGCTGCTCGGCTTGGTGAGCGTCGTCGCCCCAGCGCTTGTCACGGGAAACTCGGTCGTTGTGGTGGCGAGCGAGCAGTTCCCGCTTTCGGCGATCACGCTCGCGGAGGTGCTCGCGACGAGCGACGTTCCCGGCGGGGTCGTCAATGTGCTGACAGGGTCGCCCGCCGAGATCGCGCCGTGGCTCGCGAGCCACTCGGACGTGAATGCGCTTGACCTGGCCGGTGCACAGCAGCTCGACTGGGTCGACCTCCAGATTGAGGCCGCTGACACCCTCAAGCGTGTTTTGCCGCCCGAGCCGGACGTATGGCCGAGCCTTGACCGCATCACAGCGTTCACGGAAACCAAGACCGTCTGGCACACGAAGAGCATGATTTAG